A single region of the Gilliamella apis genome encodes:
- the recB gene encoding exodeoxyribonuclease V subunit beta → MVSCSGIKKLNLFDLPLTGRTLIEASAGTGKTYSLAFIYLRLLLGIGKNSYPTPLDVNQILVVTFTKAATQELRSRIRQNIQELRLGLLKGHHDDPIYQQLIDLVDDSNQAIQKLTQAQQSMDDAAIYTIHGFCQRILTSHAFESGVLFEQTLITDEQDLKLQVVQDFWRHYFVPLDKALAYLILDYWQDPERLLSDIRPYLNFEFDEQQEEHIDISGKIQQFYQKYFQQISLIKKQWLDSIADLPEIIAQSGVNKQSYSSRNLPNWLAKVTAWAQMPIRSFKLPSELTKFSQSILIEKTKQGKNPPTHAVFERIEALCNSSIDLRGEVLMDIVKVIQKRIYIQKIKRGEMSFDDLLSQLNRALRARNGNRLAESIAKKYCVALIDEFQDTDPVQYKIFDRIYNRYPKETGLLFIGDPKQAIYSFRGADIFTYLKAKSSTGENNFTMQVNHRSSSSMVNAVNALFNHHDNPFIFENIPFLPMESAERNQQKGLIINNQEVNALTAYLLPDEVSSKTDYQEHIANCCAKQIVTWLMDPTILLKDKNGQRPITTADIAILVRTGYEAEIIQQKLTSVGVKSVYLSNRSSVFLAKEAQEVLCLLQAVLMPENESALRLALMTTLLGQTMTELEQITDDQDIWEGLIEEFKQYQIIWQYYGVLVMLRRMMKKRQLAENILASPNGERTLTNLMHLGELLQEAADELDSPHALVRWLSRQIVSPDANLENHEQRLESDENLVKIITIHKSKGLEFPIVWLPFAAQFRNSDSQFYHDKNNDYQPTYAWLLTDEIKQQIEDERLAEDLRLLYVAMTRSIFHCSVGLASLKNSQSAIDYLLKGDLRSIAKFANLVELQLPILGEQYNPELAANLSLAANVFKRKLSNSWRVTSYTELQKHNNLVGLNSTMISDWRENIPESADSLSTEEQYDIHHFPKGAYVGTLLHSIMENLTPTNADDLCANTIKKLSLSPHWLTVLSDWLQHVLATKLNKKTDQTQEGPLLADILNSQCINELQFYFPIRSAVTSKQLDSLCKEYDDLSKQCPSLDFETVQGMLKGFIDLVFEYQGKYYIVDYKSNWLGDGVEAYTESALNQVMCEHRYDLQYQIYCLALHRFLRSRLADYRYETHFGGIYYLFLRGLPKQGIFYHRPKQQFIEKLDKLFDGIDLT, encoded by the coding sequence ATGGTTTCATGTAGTGGAATAAAAAAGCTTAACTTATTTGATTTGCCTTTAACTGGTCGAACGCTAATCGAAGCGTCAGCAGGAACGGGTAAAACCTATTCGCTCGCATTTATTTATCTGCGATTATTATTGGGGATTGGTAAAAACAGTTATCCCACACCTCTTGATGTTAATCAGATTTTAGTGGTGACCTTTACTAAAGCCGCTACTCAAGAACTGCGATCTCGTATCAGGCAAAATATTCAAGAATTACGATTAGGGTTGTTAAAAGGTCATCATGATGATCCAATTTATCAACAATTAATTGATTTAGTTGATGATAGCAACCAAGCAATACAGAAATTAACCCAAGCACAACAATCAATGGATGATGCGGCGATTTATACGATTCATGGTTTTTGTCAACGTATATTGACTAGTCATGCTTTCGAATCAGGTGTACTGTTTGAACAAACATTGATAACTGATGAACAAGATCTAAAGTTACAAGTTGTGCAAGATTTTTGGCGTCACTACTTTGTTCCTCTCGACAAAGCATTAGCCTACCTGATTCTTGACTATTGGCAGGATCCAGAAAGATTGCTATCCGATATCAGACCTTATTTAAATTTTGAATTTGATGAGCAGCAAGAAGAACATATTGATATCAGTGGCAAGATTCAGCAATTTTATCAAAAATATTTTCAGCAGATCAGTCTGATCAAAAAACAGTGGTTAGATTCAATTGCCGATCTGCCAGAAATAATTGCTCAATCAGGCGTTAATAAACAATCCTATAGTAGCCGTAATTTACCTAATTGGTTGGCTAAAGTTACTGCCTGGGCGCAGATGCCAATCCGTTCATTTAAACTGCCTAGTGAGTTAACTAAATTTAGTCAGTCGATTTTAATTGAAAAAACTAAGCAAGGTAAAAATCCTCCGACTCATGCCGTTTTTGAGCGTATTGAAGCGCTATGTAATAGTTCTATTGATTTACGTGGCGAAGTTCTAATGGATATCGTTAAAGTCATTCAAAAGCGTATTTATATTCAGAAGATCAAACGTGGTGAAATGAGCTTTGATGATCTCTTAAGCCAGTTGAACCGAGCTCTACGTGCTAGAAATGGTAATCGATTAGCAGAGAGTATTGCGAAAAAATACTGTGTAGCGCTGATTGATGAATTTCAAGATACAGATCCGGTGCAGTATAAAATTTTTGATCGTATCTATAATCGTTATCCGAAAGAGACTGGGTTACTGTTTATTGGTGATCCTAAACAAGCGATTTATAGCTTCCGTGGTGCAGATATTTTTACATATCTAAAAGCAAAATCATCAACCGGTGAAAATAATTTTACTATGCAGGTCAACCATCGTTCTTCATCATCGATGGTGAATGCGGTTAATGCATTGTTTAATCATCATGATAATCCGTTTATTTTTGAAAATATTCCATTTTTACCAATGGAAAGTGCCGAACGTAATCAACAAAAAGGTTTAATTATCAATAATCAAGAGGTTAATGCTTTAACTGCATACTTATTACCTGATGAAGTTAGCTCAAAAACGGATTATCAGGAACATATCGCTAACTGTTGTGCTAAGCAGATTGTGACGTGGTTGATGGATCCGACCATTTTATTGAAGGATAAAAATGGTCAACGACCAATTACAACTGCTGATATTGCCATTTTAGTCCGTACCGGATACGAAGCTGAGATTATCCAACAAAAGTTAACCAGTGTTGGAGTTAAAAGCGTTTATTTATCTAATCGGAGTAGTGTCTTTCTGGCTAAAGAAGCACAGGAGGTCCTGTGTTTATTACAAGCAGTGCTTATGCCAGAAAACGAATCGGCTCTACGCTTAGCTTTAATGACGACACTGTTGGGTCAAACCATGACTGAACTTGAGCAAATAACCGACGATCAAGATATATGGGAAGGTTTGATAGAGGAGTTTAAACAGTATCAGATTATCTGGCAATATTATGGTGTGTTAGTCATGTTGCGCCGGATGATGAAAAAACGTCAGTTAGCTGAAAATATATTAGCTAGCCCAAATGGTGAACGTACTTTAACTAATTTGATGCATCTAGGCGAGCTATTGCAAGAAGCGGCCGACGAACTTGATAGTCCACATGCTTTGGTTCGTTGGTTATCAAGACAAATTGTCAGTCCTGATGCAAATTTAGAAAATCATGAGCAACGATTAGAAAGTGATGAAAATTTAGTAAAAATTATTACTATTCATAAATCTAAAGGTTTAGAGTTTCCTATTGTTTGGTTACCATTTGCAGCTCAATTTCGAAATTCAGATAGTCAGTTTTATCATGACAAAAATAATGACTATCAACCAACTTATGCTTGGCTATTAACCGATGAAATAAAACAACAGATTGAAGATGAACGTTTAGCCGAAGATTTACGTTTACTTTATGTTGCTATGACACGTTCAATCTTTCATTGTAGCGTTGGGTTAGCATCATTAAAAAACAGTCAATCAGCGATTGATTATTTATTAAAAGGTGACTTACGTTCAATTGCTAAATTTGCTAATTTGGTTGAATTACAATTACCTATTTTAGGTGAGCAGTATAATCCTGAATTAGCCGCCAATCTTTCACTTGCCGCCAATGTATTTAAACGTAAATTATCTAATAGTTGGCGTGTAACCAGTTATACCGAATTACAAAAGCATAATAATTTGGTTGGTCTTAATTCAACTATGATTAGTGATTGGCGTGAAAATATTCCCGAATCCGCCGATTCATTATCTACTGAAGAGCAATATGATATCCATCATTTTCCAAAAGGTGCATATGTGGGTACATTATTGCATTCCATTATGGAAAATCTAACGCCAACTAATGCCGATGATTTGTGCGCTAATACGATTAAAAAATTGAGTTTATCACCACATTGGTTAACAGTGCTAAGTGATTGGTTGCAACACGTTTTAGCAACGAAACTAAATAAAAAAACAGATCAAACTCAAGAGGGCCCGTTATTAGCCGATATATTAAATAGCCAATGTATTAATGAATTACAATTTTATTTTCCCATTCGCAGTGCAGTGACCAGTAAGCAATTAGATAGTTTATGTAAAGAGTATGATGATTTATCCAAACAATGTCCTTCATTAGATTTTGAAACTGTACAAGGTATGCTAAAAGGATTTATCGATTTAGTGTTTGAGTATCAGGGTAAATATTATATTGTTGATTATAAATCAAATTGGTTAGGTGACGGGGTGGAGGCTTATACCGAGTCAGCCTTAAATCAAGTTATGTGTGAGCATCGTTATGATCTTCAGTATCAAATTTATTGTTTAGCCCTGCATCGATTTTTACGAAGCCGTTTAGCTGATTATCGATATGAAACTCATTTTGGTGGTATTTATTATCTATTTTTACGGGGACTTCCTAAACAAGGGATATTTTATCATCGACCAAAGCAACAGTTTATAGAAAAACTCGATAAGTTATTTGATGGGATAGATTTAACTTAA
- the sixA gene encoding phosphohistidine phosphatase SixA, whose translation MRHGEAGFAASSDASRTLTDYGLKQACQAGLWLNQQNFKFDLGLVSPYLRAQQTFTELSSHCRVSQLETDNLLVPGGSPSHIADLLMTLPDRGIENVIIVSHLPLVGYLVNELCPDVSPPMFPTAAIACVDLSANTAGKLEWFHVVE comes from the coding sequence ATGAGACATGGTGAGGCAGGTTTTGCTGCTTCATCTGATGCAAGTCGTACTTTAACTGATTATGGTTTAAAACAAGCCTGTCAAGCTGGACTATGGCTTAATCAACAAAATTTTAAATTTGATTTAGGGTTAGTCAGTCCTTATTTAAGAGCCCAACAGACTTTCACTGAATTATCCTCTCACTGCCGAGTTTCTCAATTGGAAACTGATAATCTTTTGGTACCTGGTGGTAGCCCTTCTCATATTGCTGATTTATTAATGACACTGCCCGATCGTGGTATCGAAAATGTGATTATTGTTTCGCATCTACCTCTAGTTGGTTATTTGGTTAATGAGTTATGTCCAGATGTATCACCGCCAATGTTTCCTACAGCTGCTATTGCTTGTGTTGATTTATCCGCCAATACGGCAGGGAAGCTAGAATGGTTTCATGTAGTGGAATAA
- a CDS encoding YfcZ/YiiS family protein, translating to MTDSLNKCKANETPACCCVDVGTIIDNEDCSAEYEHVFTSESEANAKLATLTQAAKAVETEPCEINSSIDKVENGYKLTAKFTFCCGAECMIFQLKLR from the coding sequence ATGACAGATTCTTTAAATAAATGTAAAGCTAACGAAACACCTGCATGTTGTTGCGTTGATGTAGGTACAATTATAGACAATGAAGATTGTAGTGCAGAATATGAGCATGTTTTTACATCTGAATCAGAAGCAAATGCCAAATTAGCTACATTAACTCAAGCTGCAAAAGCTGTTGAAACAGAGCCTTGTGAAATTAACAGCAGCATCGATAAAGTTGAAAATGGCTATAAATTAACAGCTAAATTTACTTTCTGCTGTGGCGCTGAATGTATGATTTTTCAATTGAAATTACGTTAA